DNA sequence from the Syntrophobacterales bacterium genome:
GTTCATAGGCTTCCAGTCCCTCCGCATCAACCCTGAACTCCCTCAGTAATGCCCTTGGCAAAACATTCGCTTTTTTAAAGTGACCGTTCGCCGGTTTATTTACCCGTTTCACCTTTTCTATTTCTTCAAACCCGAGTTGAATCCCATCATATCCATCACCGGAGACGGTTTTTTTCTGCACCACCGCACATGGACCAGCCTTAATTACGGTCACAGGTATAGCGCTGCCGTCCTCCCCGAATATTTGTGTCATTCCGAGTTTTCTACCAAGCAATCCAATTCCCATTTTCCTTCACCTCCGAAAAGTTTAAAATAATAGTAAAAAAAGATAGTAAAGTCAAGGAGAAATACGGGTAACCCCTTGAAGGGATGCACGTTATGAATAGCTAATACACAGTCTTGCAGTACAGAGTACCATAATTTCACCGGATTCTGTTACAATATATCGACATGACTGATATGCTGCCTGCAAGCAAAGAGGATCTGACCGCACGGGGATGGGAAACTCTTGATATTATTCTGGTCACCGGAGACGCCTATGTGGATCACCCCTCATATGGAGCCGCCGTAATAGGAAGACTCCTTGAGTCGGCAGGTTTCAGGGTCGGTATCATTGCCCAGCCGGACTGGAAAAGTGTCGACGATTTTACACGTTTAGGAAAACCAAGACTTTTTTTCGGAGTCACTTCCGGGAATCTTGATTCTATGGTGTCCAATTACACATCCCACAAAAGACGAAGAAAGGTGGACGTCTACTCTCCAGGAGGAAGACCGGGTCTAAGACCAGACCGGGCCGTAATAGTCTACGCAAACAGGATAAGAGAGGCTTTCCACGACACGGCCATTGTCATAGGCGGCATTGAGGCGAGCCTCAGGAGGATGTCCCATTACGACTGGTGGGATAATAAAGTGCGTAGGTCCATTCTCCTGGACACAAGAGCCGATATCCTCGTCTACGGGATGGGTGAACGGCCGATCGTCGAGATCGCCCGGCGCATGACGGAGGGAGCCGATCTTTACGGAATTCCCGGCACCGTCATCGTAAGAAAAGAGGCGCCTCTGTCCGATGGCCCCATTCACATGCCGACCTACGAAGAGACCAGGGATGACAAGAAGAAGTTTAGCTCGGCATTCAAGATTTTCTATGCGAACCAAGATCCTTTCACCGGAAAAATTCTCACCCAACGTCACGACAGGCGATATGTAATCCAGTTCCCTCCTTCCCCTCCCCTCTCCAGAGATAACCTGGATGCCATATACGGACTTCCGTTCACACGAACAGCTCACGCTTCACATAAGGAAGACAAACCGCCTCCCGGCCTAGAAACGGTCAAATTCTCCATAATTTCTCACAGGGGCTGTTGCGGTGCCTGCAGTTTCTGCTCATTATCGCTGCATCAAGGCATGATTGTCCAGTCGAGAAGCGAGAAGTCCATCCTTGACGAGGCAAAAAAAATCTCCGAAATGAAGGACTTCAAGGGCACAATTACGGATGTGGGAGGTCCTACGGCCAACCTGTACGGGTCACAATGTCCGTTATGGCTGGAAAAAGGTCATTGCGGCAAAAGAGATTGCCTGATCCCGGTGAAATGCAAAAACCTCAGGCTCGGCTACAGGGAAAGCATGGAGCTTTATCGGACGATCCTCTCTCTCCCAAAAGTCAAGCACATGTTTATAGAAAGCGGTATCCGGTACGACCTCCTTGTCGACAAGGAGACAACGGATTATTTCGAATACCTCTGCCGGCATCATGTTGGCGGTCAGATGAAAGTTGCCCCAGAACATTCGGTGGATTCGGTTCTAAGGGTCATGAACAAACCTGACTTTCAGGTCTATCAGAGATTTATCCACAAATTCAAGGAGATACAGAACCGGATCCGGAAGGACCAATATGTGGTGAACTATTTTATAAGCGCACACCCGGGAGCGACAATAGAGAATGAAAATAGCCTCTCAATGTATCTCCGGGAACGAAAGATGCATCCCGAGCAGGTTCAGGATTTTACCCCCCTGCCCTCCACTGTGGCAAGTTGCATGTACTACACTGAAGAACATCCCTTTACCGGAGAAACCCTACATGTGGCAAAATCCTTTGAGGAACGGGAGATACACAGGGCTCTCATCCAGCGCAGACATTCAAAGAACAGGAGGCCAGCACATAACATATCGAATTCATTATCTAATAGCCGCCGCAAATAGAATGATTGCCAAAAAATTACTTGACATTTATCAGAGCAAAAGTTAGTAATATTTCTTATGCGATTGTTTAGAATGTCAAAATTTACCTCAATCTCCGTGATAATAACCGCTGTTTTGCTTTTTACCGTGGTCACAGCGGTCCGGGTGTTCAGCGATGAGATCCGCAAAGACGATGCCTACGTTAAAGAAAAGATCGTCGATTATCTCAAATCAAAAAAGGTACGAACTTCCGAAGATAAACTCAAGACGATAGCCGACAGGGTTTATGAAGAATCCCGGGAATGCGGCGTTGACTACAGACTCATTCTTGCAGTGATGAAGGTGGAAAGCAATTTCAGGAGTGATGCTGTCTCAAAGCGCGGTGCACGGGGGCTTCTCCAGATAATGCCATCTCTGGCGCGACACGTTTCGAAAGACATGGGCATACAAGTGAAGGGATCAAAAACGCTCAACGAGCCGGAAAAGAACATAAAAATAGGAGTAAACCATATCTCAAGTCTTCTGGAGAAATTTGAGAACCTGAAGACAGCCCTTCATGCGTATAATGTAGGGTCTTATAAGATCAGAAATAAAGTGTCCAAAGATTATGCTCCCGACACGCCTTTCACCAGAAAAGTGCTACACGAGTATAACCAAATGCTCGTCGTTCTCCCCGATCTTGAGGAAGAGGAATAGTTCACATTCAAGGCGCCTCCGGTCTAGGTTTAAGCCATTTAAACGAAAATCTTGCCCGGGTTCAGTATGTTGTTGGGATCAAAAAGCTGTTTTATTTTTTTCAGGACTGTAATGATTTCGGAAGAAAGTTCCATATCAAGATAAGCGGCCTTGGAGATACCTATCCCGTGTTCTCCGGACAGGGTGCCTCCGAGCTTCAATGCCTCGGTGAAAATCTCTTTCACCGCTTTCTCCGCTTTTTCCCTGTCTTCTCTCGTATCTTTTATCATAATGTTCACATGGAAGTTGCCGTCACCGGCATGGCCAAAACTCAGAATAGGTATGCCGAACCACTTCCCCATCTCTTCAAGGGCATGGATGAGAGCGGGAATATTTGAACGGGGTACTACCACATCTTCAGCTATCTTCACTGGATTTATATTGAAGAGCGCCTGTGAAAGAG
Encoded proteins:
- a CDS encoding YgiQ family radical SAM protein; translation: MTDMLPASKEDLTARGWETLDIILVTGDAYVDHPSYGAAVIGRLLESAGFRVGIIAQPDWKSVDDFTRLGKPRLFFGVTSGNLDSMVSNYTSHKRRRKVDVYSPGGRPGLRPDRAVIVYANRIREAFHDTAIVIGGIEASLRRMSHYDWWDNKVRRSILLDTRADILVYGMGERPIVEIARRMTEGADLYGIPGTVIVRKEAPLSDGPIHMPTYEETRDDKKKFSSAFKIFYANQDPFTGKILTQRHDRRYVIQFPPSPPLSRDNLDAIYGLPFTRTAHASHKEDKPPPGLETVKFSIISHRGCCGACSFCSLSLHQGMIVQSRSEKSILDEAKKISEMKDFKGTITDVGGPTANLYGSQCPLWLEKGHCGKRDCLIPVKCKNLRLGYRESMELYRTILSLPKVKHMFIESGIRYDLLVDKETTDYFEYLCRHHVGGQMKVAPEHSVDSVLRVMNKPDFQVYQRFIHKFKEIQNRIRKDQYVVNYFISAHPGATIENENSLSMYLRERKMHPEQVQDFTPLPSTVASCMYYTEEHPFTGETLHVAKSFEEREIHRALIQRRHSKNRRPAHNISNSLSNSRRK
- a CDS encoding lytic transglycosylase domain-containing protein, giving the protein MSKFTSISVIITAVLLFTVVTAVRVFSDEIRKDDAYVKEKIVDYLKSKKVRTSEDKLKTIADRVYEESRECGVDYRLILAVMKVESNFRSDAVSKRGARGLLQIMPSLARHVSKDMGIQVKGSKTLNEPEKNIKIGVNHISSLLEKFENLKTALHAYNVGSYKIRNKVSKDYAPDTPFTRKVLHEYNQMLVVLPDLEEEE